A genomic window from Desulfonatronovibrio magnus includes:
- the truB gene encoding tRNA pseudouridine(55) synthase TruB, which produces MNSAVIVLNKPHGPTSAACLNKIKKKFKIKKLGHAGTLDPMATGVLVVLAGQATKLADYIMDGRKTYYGELRLGLETDTYDIQGIVQQEYDYSHVQPDLIKKTVLEWESLLSQQVPPVSAAKHKGRPLHALQRAGQKVPVKFKDIKVFRAEIIKIDIPSIFFRVTCSAGTYIRSLAHSLGKRLECGAVLTKLIREKSHPFSLGQAVELDRLMEADSWQDYALSISQALAHWPRLKLDSNNARQVRHGHPIEASSFPEVKAQENEMALMVDSSGEPLALTALEHSRDGRWMWTVKRGLWTSH; this is translated from the coding sequence ATGAACAGCGCAGTCATTGTTCTGAACAAGCCCCATGGCCCTACTTCTGCTGCTTGCCTCAACAAGATCAAAAAAAAATTTAAAATTAAAAAACTGGGGCATGCCGGCACCTTAGATCCCATGGCCACTGGCGTTCTGGTGGTATTGGCGGGTCAGGCCACCAAACTGGCTGATTATATCATGGATGGACGCAAAACCTACTACGGAGAATTGCGTCTTGGTTTAGAGACAGACACCTATGACATTCAGGGCATAGTTCAACAGGAGTATGATTATTCCCACGTACAGCCGGATTTGATCAAAAAAACTGTCCTGGAATGGGAATCCCTCCTGTCCCAGCAGGTTCCGCCTGTTTCAGCAGCCAAACATAAAGGCAGGCCCTTACATGCCCTGCAAAGAGCTGGACAAAAGGTTCCAGTAAAGTTTAAGGATATTAAAGTTTTCAGAGCGGAAATCATTAAAATTGATATTCCCTCAATATTTTTTCGGGTAACCTGCTCAGCAGGCACCTACATACGTTCCCTGGCCCACAGCCTGGGGAAACGACTTGAGTGCGGTGCCGTACTGACAAAGCTTATCCGGGAAAAAAGCCATCCCTTCAGCCTGGGCCAGGCAGTTGAGCTTGACAGACTAATGGAGGCAGATTCCTGGCAGGACTATGCCCTGTCCATCAGTCAGGCCCTTGCACACTGGCCAAGACTGAAATTAGACAGCAACAATGCTCGCCAGGTTCGCCACGGACACCCCATTGAGGCATCATCTTTTCCTGAAGTCAAAGCTCAGGAAAATGAAATGGCCCTGATGGTGGATTCCAGTGGTGAACCTCTGGCTCTGACTGCTTTGGAACACTCCCGGGATGGTCGTTGGATGTGGACCGTTAAACGCGGTTTGTGGACCAGCCATTAA
- the infB gene encoding translation initiation factor IF-2, with the protein MSEKIRVRELSQEMGISNKELIHLLRDLGITVKSHMSSLDEDQARQVREYYSSQPVEKVTQKVTKSGVILRRRKRVAPEPESEEEPDVKPEEKPEETEQDKALVSQETAEPSVVQKADTEATLPDDTPAEQEPIDVQAEPPVKEDPLQPSETAPEAIAEEDLKKQPPKTIPEDKPEKPVKEKKPARKKKAPAEAQVRIISKPDPVPEKPAAPVDQVKPAAPAVTAAPKPADSEEDDGKKKRKKKKGRKDKRVVDFKEYYKDSEETKKASISFKKQKSTKVADKTGGKLKLLKDKKNKLDEKAKAQTQPIKTSKKKIKIDEAIRLADMARQMGVKAQDIIKTLLGLGIMATINQSIDFDTAAIVAAEYGYEVEKTGFSEDEFMIPKEQDAPEDLKHRSPVVTIMGHVDHGKTSLLDAIRESKITSGEAGGITQHIGAYYVETPRGDMVFLDTPGHEAFTAMRARGAQVTDIVILVVAADDGVMDQTREAVSHSKAAGVPIVVAVNKMDKEGANPDRVMRELAELDLVPEDWGGDTIYTQVSAKQQTGLDNLLEMVLLQSEVLELKANPDKSAVGHIVEARLDKGRGAIGTLLVQDGTLKQGDAFVCGLYHGKVRAMFNDKGRKIDIAGPSTPVEVQGFEGVPEAGDEFVVVADEKVARKIAETRQTKQREKDLAKESKITLESFLAAKADGEVLNLNLVLKADVQGSLEAISEALHKQSTDTVKINIIHAGAGGISESDILLASASNAIIIGFNVRPTARVKDVAERESVEIRFYDIIYNLVNDIKDAMTGMLAPIIKEQYLGQAEVIQTFSVPKVGTVAGCMVSDGKLTRNAKVRLLRDGVVIFTGKLDSLKRFKDDVKEVTKGYECGAGLEKYNDIKIGDIIEAFEEVEEKATL; encoded by the coding sequence ATGTCTGAGAAAATAAGGGTAAGGGAATTGTCCCAGGAAATGGGCATTTCCAATAAGGAATTAATCCATCTGCTGAGGGATTTGGGCATAACAGTTAAAAGTCATATGAGCAGTCTTGATGAAGATCAGGCCCGGCAGGTTCGTGAGTACTATTCAAGTCAGCCTGTGGAAAAAGTTACTCAGAAGGTCACCAAGTCCGGGGTCATTTTACGACGCAGAAAGCGGGTAGCGCCCGAACCGGAGTCTGAAGAAGAACCTGATGTAAAACCTGAAGAAAAACCTGAAGAAACAGAGCAGGATAAGGCACTCGTATCTCAGGAGACGGCTGAACCCTCTGTTGTCCAAAAGGCAGATACCGAGGCAACCCTGCCCGATGATACTCCTGCTGAACAGGAGCCGATTGATGTACAGGCTGAACCACCTGTCAAGGAAGACCCTTTGCAGCCTTCAGAAACAGCCCCTGAAGCCATTGCTGAAGAAGATCTGAAAAAACAGCCCCCCAAAACCATTCCAGAAGATAAGCCTGAAAAACCGGTCAAGGAAAAAAAGCCTGCCCGTAAAAAGAAAGCCCCTGCAGAAGCACAAGTAAGAATCATCTCCAAACCTGATCCTGTCCCTGAAAAGCCTGCAGCTCCTGTTGATCAGGTTAAACCAGCAGCACCTGCAGTCACCGCAGCCCCCAAGCCTGCAGACTCGGAAGAGGATGATGGCAAGAAAAAACGCAAAAAGAAAAAGGGGCGCAAGGATAAACGAGTGGTGGACTTCAAGGAATACTATAAAGATAGCGAAGAAACCAAGAAAGCCTCCATCAGCTTTAAAAAACAGAAGTCAACCAAGGTTGCTGATAAAACCGGTGGAAAATTAAAGCTCTTAAAGGATAAGAAAAACAAGCTTGATGAGAAGGCCAAGGCCCAGACTCAGCCCATAAAGACATCCAAGAAAAAGATTAAAATTGATGAAGCCATCCGCCTTGCGGATATGGCCAGACAAATGGGCGTTAAGGCTCAGGATATCATCAAGACGTTGCTTGGACTTGGCATAATGGCCACCATCAACCAGTCCATTGATTTTGATACAGCAGCTATTGTAGCGGCTGAGTATGGTTATGAAGTTGAGAAGACCGGATTTTCAGAAGATGAATTCATGATACCCAAAGAGCAGGATGCACCTGAAGATCTTAAGCACAGATCTCCTGTGGTCACCATCATGGGACACGTTGACCACGGCAAAACTTCTCTGCTTGATGCCATACGCGAGTCCAAAATTACTTCAGGCGAGGCAGGCGGCATCACCCAGCACATAGGAGCCTATTATGTTGAGACTCCGCGTGGTGACATGGTATTTCTGGATACTCCCGGCCACGAAGCATTTACTGCCATGCGTGCCAGAGGAGCACAGGTTACGGATATTGTAATCCTGGTAGTTGCTGCTGATGATGGTGTTATGGATCAGACCAGGGAAGCAGTAAGCCATTCCAAGGCGGCAGGAGTTCCCATAGTTGTTGCTGTCAACAAGATGGACAAGGAAGGAGCAAACCCTGACAGAGTTATGCGCGAGCTGGCTGAACTGGATCTGGTGCCTGAAGACTGGGGTGGAGATACCATCTATACCCAGGTTTCCGCCAAACAGCAGACCGGGCTGGACAATCTTCTGGAGATGGTTCTCCTTCAGTCTGAGGTGCTGGAACTCAAGGCCAATCCGGATAAAAGTGCTGTGGGTCACATTGTTGAAGCAAGGTTAGACAAGGGACGTGGAGCCATTGGAACCCTGCTGGTTCAGGACGGTACCCTGAAACAGGGCGATGCATTTGTCTGTGGCCTTTACCATGGCAAGGTCCGGGCTATGTTCAATGACAAAGGTCGCAAAATTGACATTGCCGGTCCATCCACCCCTGTAGAAGTACAGGGGTTTGAAGGCGTGCCCGAGGCTGGAGATGAGTTTGTTGTAGTAGCCGACGAAAAGGTAGCACGCAAAATTGCTGAAACAAGACAGACCAAACAAAGGGAAAAGGACCTGGCCAAGGAATCCAAAATCACTCTGGAAAGTTTTCTTGCTGCCAAGGCTGACGGGGAAGTGCTGAATCTTAACCTTGTTCTCAAGGCCGATGTTCAGGGTTCTCTCGAAGCCATTTCCGAAGCCCTTCACAAGCAGTCCACTGATACTGTCAAGATTAACATTATCCATGCCGGAGCAGGTGGCATATCAGAATCCGATATTCTCCTTGCTTCAGCGTCCAATGCCATCATAATCGGATTTAATGTCCGGCCAACTGCCAGAGTCAAGGATGTAGCCGAGCGTGAAAGCGTTGAAATCAGGTTCTATGACATCATCTACAACCTGGTAAATGATATCAAGGATGCCATGACCGGTATGCTGGCCCCCATTATCAAGGAGCAATACCTTGGGCAGGCAGAAGTTATCCAGACATTCAGCGTACCCAAAGTGGGCACTGTGGCAGGCTGCATGGTCTCTGACGGAAAACTTACCCGTAATGCCAAGGTCAGGCTCTTGCGTGACGGTGTTGTCATCTTCACCGGCAAGCTTGATTCCCTCAAAAGGTTCAAGGATGATGTCAAGGAAGTAACCAAGGGTTACGAATGCGGGGCAGGTCTGGAAAAATACAATGATATCAAAATCGGTGATATCATAGAAGCTTTTGAAGAAGTTGAAGAAAAGGCTACGTTGTAA
- the lipA gene encoding lipoyl synthase: MKNNNFPRKPPWLRVPLPVKSEFTQVDRMLADAKVHTVCRNAACPNIYECFSRKVATFMILGDKCTRGCTFCNVGQAKPEPVDPSEPQKISQAVSKLGLKHIVITSTTRDDLKDGGSGQFAAVLHRLKQDHPRATLEVLIPDFQGSLDALETVMAAKPDVIGHNLETIRRLYLRIRPGADYEQSLGLLRHVDRHGGGIAVKTGIMAGLGETDDEILQVLEDTAAAGVHVVTIGQYLRPSMQKVSVKRFVPPEKFAGYKKAGEEMGLKMVCGPLVRSSYHADRIMNQ, translated from the coding sequence GTGAAAAATAATAATTTTCCACGAAAACCACCATGGCTGCGTGTGCCTTTGCCAGTTAAAAGCGAATTCACACAAGTGGACAGGATGCTTGCCGATGCAAAAGTTCACACGGTTTGCAGAAACGCAGCCTGTCCAAATATTTATGAGTGCTTCAGCAGAAAAGTGGCAACCTTTATGATCCTGGGGGACAAGTGTACCCGGGGCTGTACATTTTGCAATGTAGGCCAGGCTAAGCCCGAACCAGTGGACCCTTCAGAACCTCAAAAGATTTCTCAGGCTGTGTCCAAGCTCGGGCTGAAGCATATTGTAATTACATCCACTACCCGCGATGATCTGAAGGACGGCGGATCAGGACAATTTGCAGCGGTACTGCATAGACTTAAGCAGGATCATCCCAGAGCAACCCTTGAGGTATTGATACCTGATTTTCAGGGCAGCCTTGATGCTCTGGAAACAGTTATGGCTGCGAAACCTGATGTTATCGGGCACAATTTGGAAACCATAAGACGTCTGTATTTGAGAATAAGGCCCGGAGCTGATTATGAACAGAGCCTGGGGCTTTTGCGTCATGTAGACAGACATGGTGGGGGAATCGCTGTTAAAACAGGTATAATGGCAGGGTTGGGAGAAACTGATGATGAGATACTGCAGGTTCTCGAAGATACAGCAGCAGCCGGAGTTCATGTGGTGACGATTGGTCAGTATCTGAGGCCATCAATGCAGAAAGTTTCTGTAAAACGTTTCGTGCCTCCGGAAAAATTCGCAGGGTATAAAAAAGCAGGTGAAGAAATGGGATTGAAAATGGTCTGCGGTCCTTTGGTCAGAAGCAGTTACCATGCTGACAGGATTATGAACCAGTGA
- the pnp gene encoding polyribonucleotide nucleotidyltransferase: MANKFKTIQTSTTAGDNEIVFETGKLANQADGSVVVRAGDTVVLVTAVTQAMQHDPGYFPLVVNYQEMSYASGRIPGGYFKREIGRPSDRETLVSRLIDRPIRPLFPGEFRDEVQVIATVLSADSENDPDVLAISAASAALHISKIPFSGPIAGARIGYIDEQFVLNPSEKLLEQSDLNLIVAATRDGVVMVEGITDFLPEKIIADAINWGQEKIIPIIEAQEKLRELCGKEKIILNVEPDTDPELEKIISDLTSDELSKALSIPDKMERKEAKKLCFSRVKEDLSTQFSEEPDRLDKVGKILEELEKSIVREKILQTRTRIDGRDLTTVRPLTMEIGLLPRTHGSALFARGETKSLCVATLGSSSDEQRIETLTGDSTKRFMLHYNFPPYCVGEVKFLRGPSRREIGHGMLAERAITPVLPSAEEFPFTIRIVSEVMESNGSSSMATVCGGTLSLMDAGVPIKEPVAGIAMGLIKEGDEYLVLTDILGDEDHLGDMDFKIAGTYGGVTAVQMDIKIPGIPMDVMYKALEQAGEAKKVILDGMKETIAEPRSELSQYAPKTEVVYVDTDKIKDVIGPSGKNIKAITAETGSSIDIEDTGKITIFSATHEILEKTKEMIMVFNQKPELGKDYLGEVKRILDFGAVVEILPGVDGLVHISQLDTKRIDKVGDVVKIGDQIKVKVIEVGDRGKIRLSRMAVIMEENGEKFDIDSAAFKPGPKGRSSDKGRPPRGRR, translated from the coding sequence ATGGCAAACAAATTTAAAACTATTCAAACCAGTACCACGGCCGGAGACAATGAAATTGTTTTTGAAACCGGCAAACTGGCTAACCAGGCAGACGGTTCTGTTGTTGTCAGAGCCGGAGACACTGTTGTTCTGGTCACAGCAGTGACCCAGGCCATGCAGCACGACCCCGGATACTTTCCATTAGTCGTAAATTACCAGGAAATGTCTTATGCTTCCGGCAGAATTCCCGGCGGCTATTTTAAAAGAGAAATCGGAAGGCCCAGCGACAGGGAAACACTGGTTTCAAGACTCATTGACCGCCCCATTCGCCCGCTTTTTCCAGGAGAATTTCGTGATGAGGTGCAGGTCATTGCCACAGTTCTGTCTGCGGATTCTGAAAATGACCCTGATGTCCTGGCCATCAGCGCTGCTTCAGCCGCTCTGCATATTTCCAAAATACCTTTCAGCGGACCCATCGCAGGAGCCAGAATCGGGTATATTGATGAACAATTTGTTCTCAATCCCAGTGAAAAACTTCTTGAACAAAGCGATCTCAATCTTATAGTTGCGGCCACGAGAGATGGAGTGGTCATGGTGGAAGGTATTACTGACTTTCTGCCGGAAAAAATCATAGCTGATGCTATAAACTGGGGACAGGAAAAAATAATCCCCATTATTGAGGCTCAGGAAAAATTGCGCGAGCTGTGCGGAAAGGAAAAGATTATCCTGAACGTTGAGCCTGACACGGATCCAGAGCTTGAAAAAATTATTTCTGATCTAACCTCTGATGAGCTTTCCAAAGCCTTGTCCATTCCAGATAAAATGGAGCGCAAAGAAGCCAAAAAACTTTGCTTTTCCAGAGTCAAAGAGGATCTATCCACCCAATTTTCTGAAGAACCGGACAGGCTAGATAAGGTTGGCAAAATTCTTGAAGAACTGGAAAAGTCCATTGTGCGCGAAAAAATTCTGCAGACCAGAACCCGCATTGATGGACGTGATCTTACCACAGTCAGACCCTTGACCATGGAAATAGGGCTGCTTCCCAGGACCCATGGTTCAGCCCTTTTCGCCAGGGGAGAAACCAAATCCCTGTGCGTGGCCACTCTTGGCAGCAGTTCTGATGAACAGCGCATTGAGACCCTGACCGGAGACAGCACTAAAAGATTCATGCTGCATTACAATTTTCCCCCCTATTGTGTAGGTGAGGTAAAGTTTCTGCGCGGTCCCTCAAGAAGGGAGATCGGTCACGGCATGCTGGCTGAAAGAGCCATCACTCCAGTACTGCCCTCTGCAGAAGAATTTCCATTCACCATCCGCATAGTCTCTGAAGTCATGGAGAGCAATGGTTCATCATCCATGGCTACTGTTTGCGGCGGCACCCTGTCTTTGATGGATGCCGGAGTACCCATCAAAGAACCTGTTGCCGGTATTGCCATGGGACTTATCAAGGAAGGAGACGAGTATCTCGTTCTAACAGATATTCTTGGCGATGAAGATCATCTTGGTGATATGGATTTCAAGATTGCCGGAACCTATGGTGGTGTGACAGCGGTTCAGATGGACATTAAAATTCCGGGCATTCCCATGGATGTAATGTATAAGGCGCTTGAGCAGGCTGGAGAAGCTAAAAAGGTTATTCTTGACGGCATGAAAGAAACCATAGCTGAACCGAGATCAGAGCTTTCACAATATGCTCCCAAGACTGAAGTTGTCTATGTGGATACAGATAAAATCAAAGATGTTATTGGCCCTTCAGGCAAAAACATTAAGGCCATTACAGCTGAAACCGGCTCATCCATAGATATTGAAGACACTGGAAAAATCACCATTTTCTCCGCCACCCACGAAATCCTTGAAAAAACCAAGGAAATGATCATGGTATTTAATCAAAAGCCGGAACTTGGCAAGGATTACCTTGGTGAAGTAAAACGAATTCTGGACTTTGGTGCAGTAGTCGAGATCCTTCCTGGAGTTGACGGACTGGTTCATATTTCACAGCTTGATACCAAACGCATTGATAAGGTCGGTGATGTAGTCAAGATTGGTGACCAAATAAAAGTCAAGGTTATTGAAGTTGGGGATCGCGGCAAGATTCGTCTGAGCAGGATGGCTGTAATTATGGAAGAAAATGGTGAAAAGTTTGATATAGACTCTGCAGCCTTCAAGCCTGGTCCCAAAGGACGAAGCTCAGACAAGGGGCGTCCCCCGAGAGGCCGCAGATAA
- a CDS encoding DHH family phosphoesterase gives MMESLDKIIQVLKQSNNFLITSHVNPDGDAIGSMSAMAFILQTLGKKFCVYNESPIPDKFNWVKWPASVSHEYEPGKHEWMIVLDCGDLDRAGEKLAGNASGRIINIDHHLGNPEFGDINWIKTDASSVGEMVATIAEKLDIELSGPLAQGIYLALVSDTGFFSYGNTSVHSLELTARLINNGLVPGRINPVILNQWTVGRLHLHGLAMQQSSFHLDNRIGLVSVTKEMLDKTGTTPDDCEGLVSAVRNVKSVDVAISVREDEPGKIKFSLRSSGDINVQSMARELGGGGHKNASGGIIYGSMDHATSQLLDVAMKQLS, from the coding sequence ATGATGGAAAGTCTTGATAAAATTATCCAGGTTCTGAAGCAAAGCAACAATTTTCTCATTACATCCCATGTCAACCCGGATGGTGACGCCATAGGCTCCATGTCTGCCATGGCATTTATTCTGCAGACCCTGGGCAAAAAATTTTGTGTGTACAATGAAAGTCCCATACCCGACAAGTTCAACTGGGTTAAGTGGCCGGCTTCAGTTTCCCATGAATATGAGCCTGGCAAGCACGAGTGGATGATTGTCCTGGACTGCGGGGATCTGGACCGGGCCGGAGAAAAATTAGCAGGCAACGCTTCAGGCAGAATAATCAACATCGATCATCACCTTGGCAACCCTGAGTTTGGTGATATAAACTGGATCAAAACCGATGCTTCATCCGTTGGGGAGATGGTAGCCACCATCGCTGAAAAACTTGACATTGAACTTTCCGGCCCTCTGGCTCAGGGCATATATCTTGCCCTGGTTTCTGATACAGGCTTTTTCAGCTATGGCAATACCAGTGTTCACTCATTGGAGCTGACAGCCAGGCTTATTAACAACGGCCTTGTTCCCGGACGCATCAATCCGGTTATCCTCAACCAGTGGACTGTAGGCAGACTGCACCTGCATGGACTGGCCATGCAACAGTCATCATTTCATCTTGATAACCGCATCGGATTAGTCAGTGTTACTAAGGAAATGCTGGACAAAACAGGAACAACCCCTGATGATTGCGAGGGCTTGGTCAGCGCTGTAAGGAATGTCAAATCCGTTGATGTGGCCATATCGGTACGTGAAGACGAACCAGGGAAAATCAAGTTCAGCCTGCGCTCTTCAGGTGATATAAATGTACAGTCCATGGCCCGGGAACTGGGTGGCGGAGGCCACAAGAATGCCTCGGGCGGGATAATTTACGGTTCCATGGATCATGCCACCAGTCAACTTTTAGATGTTGCCATGAAACAGCTCTCATGA
- a CDS encoding YlxR family protein translates to MTKHVPERTCVICRSKKPRHLLLRYTCPEDGQDQLMPDPDKIAQGRGFYTCADTECAEKIIKFRGWIHKCKGVEKNV, encoded by the coding sequence ATGACCAAGCATGTGCCGGAAAGAACCTGTGTAATCTGCAGATCAAAAAAACCCAGGCACTTGCTTCTAAGATACACATGCCCCGAAGATGGCCAGGACCAACTCATGCCGGACCCGGACAAAATCGCTCAGGGGCGGGGTTTTTATACATGCGCTGACACGGAATGCGCTGAAAAAATTATTAAATTCAGGGGATGGATTCATAAGTGCAAGGGGGTAGAAAAGAATGTCTGA
- a CDS encoding DUF503 domain-containing protein encodes MIVGTLQINFRLYGVTSLKAKRKISNSLKQKLKNKFNLAVAETGFIDNLDYLEVAMVTLANEKVRVEEILNKALAMVEAITADEIIEVKIDVFGA; translated from the coding sequence ATGATAGTTGGAACCCTGCAGATTAATTTTCGCCTGTATGGAGTCACATCTCTCAAGGCCAAAAGAAAGATCAGCAACAGCCTCAAACAAAAACTGAAGAATAAATTCAACCTGGCAGTTGCTGAAACAGGATTTATTGATAATCTTGACTATCTTGAAGTGGCCATGGTCACTCTGGCCAATGAGAAGGTAAGGGTTGAAGAAATACTTAACAAGGCCCTGGCCATGGTGGAAGCCATTACTGCCGATGAAATTATTGAAGTTAAAATAGACGTGTTTGGAGCCTGA
- the rpsO gene encoding 30S ribosomal protein S15, giving the protein MEPQEKARIIDDYKKHDNDTGSPEVQIALLTERIKYLTEHFKTHKKDFHSRTGLLKLVGKRRNLLNYLKNKDVERYRDIISRLGLRK; this is encoded by the coding sequence ATGGAGCCCCAGGAAAAGGCCCGAATTATTGATGATTACAAAAAACATGACAACGATACTGGATCACCAGAAGTGCAGATTGCGCTGCTAACAGAGAGAATCAAGTATCTAACCGAGCATTTCAAGACCCATAAAAAGGATTTTCATTCCAGAACAGGCCTGCTCAAGCTTGTAGGAAAAAGAAGAAACCTTCTCAACTACCTGAAAAACAAGGATGTTGAACGGTATCGCGACATTATCTCCCGCCTGGGTCTTAGAAAGTAA
- the nusA gene encoding transcription termination factor NusA, with protein sequence MSLDLKKAIDQISKDKGIDRDMLIDTLEEAVRVSVNKKYSNMLDIEVNFNEDTGEIDVHQYKIVVDEVYDPENEINLEDALEHEPNSQIDDELGFKLEIKDLGRIAAQSAKQVLIQKMRDAEQEIIYEEYKDRIGEITSGIIQRRDRSGWIINLGRTEAVLPRSEQIPKERFHRGDRVEAFIIDVRKESRTPQIVVSRSHPDYMSALFKREVPEVSDGTIKVMNVARDPGKRAKVAVLSKDSDVDPVGACVGVKGSRIQNIVQELRGERIDIVVWKPDIAAYAANALSPARISRITVDDDDKTLEVVVPDDQLTPAIGKKGQNVKLASTLLGWKIDVYTETRYGQINEHQQIIDQLASAAEISASEFAKQGFESLDQLLQASDEELMDKLGLNQENLQNLKSAINFLIPKEEKTEEHDHEQSAQESADDAEVKDLAPEADPVIEGKEPDQMPDDSSLPDSDDDQTMEQGEHDQEKLSDETAHNTDPLQVESEPDNQENK encoded by the coding sequence ATGAGCCTTGATTTAAAGAAAGCCATAGATCAGATCAGCAAAGACAAGGGGATTGACAGAGACATGCTCATTGACACCCTTGAAGAAGCTGTCCGCGTCTCTGTTAATAAAAAATATTCCAACATGCTGGATATTGAAGTTAATTTTAATGAAGATACCGGTGAAATCGATGTGCATCAGTACAAAATCGTTGTGGACGAAGTATATGACCCTGAAAATGAAATTAACCTGGAAGATGCCCTGGAGCATGAACCCAACTCGCAGATTGATGACGAACTGGGCTTCAAGTTGGAAATAAAAGATCTGGGCCGAATAGCAGCCCAGTCCGCCAAGCAGGTTCTAATCCAGAAAATGCGTGATGCAGAACAGGAAATCATTTATGAAGAATATAAAGACCGCATTGGTGAAATAACCAGCGGCATTATTCAGCGCCGGGACCGATCAGGCTGGATTATCAATCTGGGAAGAACCGAGGCCGTGTTGCCGCGCTCAGAACAGATTCCCAAAGAGCGCTTCCACAGGGGAGACAGAGTTGAAGCCTTTATTATCGATGTGCGCAAAGAAAGTCGAACTCCACAAATCGTTGTATCTCGGTCACATCCTGACTATATGTCCGCACTTTTCAAGCGTGAAGTTCCCGAGGTATCCGACGGCACCATCAAAGTAATGAATGTGGCCAGAGATCCGGGCAAAAGAGCCAAAGTTGCGGTGCTGTCCAAAGATTCAGACGTTGATCCTGTAGGTGCATGCGTTGGTGTCAAGGGATCTCGTATTCAAAATATTGTTCAGGAACTCAGGGGCGAAAGAATTGATATAGTTGTCTGGAAACCGGATATTGCTGCTTATGCTGCCAATGCCCTTTCTCCGGCGAGAATCTCACGCATCACTGTGGATGATGATGACAAGACCCTGGAAGTGGTTGTTCCCGATGATCAATTGACTCCAGCCATTGGTAAAAAAGGCCAGAATGTTAAACTTGCCTCAACCCTTCTGGGCTGGAAAATAGATGTTTACACTGAAACAAGATACGGACAGATCAACGAACACCAGCAGATCATTGATCAGCTGGCCAGTGCAGCTGAAATATCAGCCAGTGAATTCGCTAAGCAGGGCTTTGAAAGTCTGGATCAGCTCCTGCAGGCTTCTGATGAAGAACTTATGGACAAACTCGGGCTGAACCAGGAAAATCTTCAAAATCTTAAAAGCGCCATCAACTTCCTGATTCCCAAGGAAGAGAAAACCGAGGAGCATGATCATGAACAATCTGCTCAAGAGTCTGCAGATGATGCTGAAGTTAAAGATTTAGCACCAGAAGCTGATCCGGTCATTGAGGGAAAAGAGCCAGACCAGATGCCGGATGACAGCAGCCTGCCTGATTCAGATGATGACCAGACCATGGAGCAGGGTGAGCATGATCAGGAAAAGCTGAGCGATGAAACAGCACACAACACTGATCCACTCCAGGTGGAATCAGAGCCCGATAATCAGGAAAATAAGTAA
- the rbfA gene encoding 30S ribosome-binding factor RbfA, producing the protein MRRSTTRRSSRMADEIMRELGRIIVQEVQDPRLELLTITGVRMNKDFSIAEVLYTHYNGQSSELEDSLQKARGFMRTTLGKNLRLRYVPDLRFTWDSFVEEMVYDGKS; encoded by the coding sequence ATGCGAAGATCAACAACAAGAAGGTCATCCCGAATGGCCGATGAAATTATGCGCGAACTGGGCCGGATTATTGTCCAGGAAGTTCAGGACCCCAGACTGGAGCTTCTGACCATAACAGGAGTCCGCATGAATAAAGACTTCAGTATTGCTGAAGTTCTGTATACCCATTACAATGGACAATCCAGCGAACTTGAAGACAGCCTGCAAAAAGCCAGGGGGTTCATGCGCACAACTCTGGGAAAAAATCTCAGACTGCGCTACGTGCCAGACCTTCGTTTTACATGGGACTCATTTGTTGAGGAAATGGTATATGATGGAAAGTCTTGA